The following is a genomic window from Flavobacterium sp..
GCGCCAACGTGTTTAGCGGATGGATTTAGTACAATTACAAATTACGATGGTACATTAAATTATGTATTTAACCCAGCAGGTCCAACTATTAATGCTTCAGGATTAATTCAAGGAATGGTTTTAGGCACTAGTTATTCAGTTACAAGTACCAATGCCTCTTTGTGTACATCCTTAGTTTCGAATAATTTTGTTAATAATCCAATGTTATTAACCCCAGTTGTACCAACAATATCGATTACAGCACCAACGTGTTTAGCAGATGGATTTGCTACAGTAACAAATTACGATGCAACATTAAGTTATGTATTCACGCCAGCTGGACCTACAGTTGGGGCAGGTGGATTGGTATCAGGAATGACATTTGGGACATCATATGTTTTTGCAGCTTCAAACGGAAGTTGTTCATCAGTAGATACAGCATCGTTTAGTGTTGATTCAATTTTACCTACGCCCGTAGCGCCAGTTGTTAGTGAAACAGCGCCAACGTGTTTAGCGGATGGATTTAGTACAATTACAAATTACGATGGTACATTAAATTATGTATTTAACCCAGCAGGTCCAACTATTAATGCTTCAGGATTAATTCAAGGAATGGTTTTAGGCACTAGTTATTCAGTTACAAGTACCAATGCCTCTTTGTGTACATCCTTAGTTTCGAATAATTTTGTTAATAATCCAATGTTATTAACCCCAGTTGTACCAACAATATCGATTACAGCACCAACATGTTTAGCAGATGGATTTGCTACAGTAACAAATTACGATGCAACATTAAGTTATGTATTCACGCCAGCTGGACCTACAGTTGGGGCAGGTGGATTGGTATCAGGAATGACATTTGGGACATCATATGTTGTTGCAGCTTCAAACGGAAGTTGTTCATCAGTAGATACAGCCTCTTTTAGTGTTGATTCAATTTTACCTACGCCCGTAGCGCCAGTTGTTAGTGAAACAGCGCCAACGTGTTTAGCGGATGGATTTAGTACAATTACAAATTACGATGGTACATTAAATTATGTATTTAACCCAGCAGGTCCAACTATTAATGCTTCAGGATTAATTCAAGGAATGGTTTTAGGCACTAGTTATTCAGTTACAAGTACCAATGCCTCTTTGTGTACATCCTTAGTTTCGAATAATTTTGTTAATAATCCAATGTTATTAACCCCAGTTGTACCAACAATATCGATTACAGCACCAACGTGTTTAGCAGATGGATTTGCTACAGTAACAAATTACGATGCAACATTAAGTTATGTATTCACTCCAGCTGGACCTACAGTTGGGGCAGGTGGATTGGTATCAGGAATGACATTTGGGACATCGTATGTTGTTGCAGCTTCAAACGGAAGTTGTTCATCAGTAGACACAGCCTCTTTTAGTGTTGATTCAATTTTACCTACGCCCGTAGCGCCAGTTGTTAGTGAAACAGCGCCAACGTGTTTAGCGGATGGATTTAGTACAATTACAAATTACGATGGTACATTAAATTATGTATTTAACCCAGCAGGTCCAACTATTAATGCTTCAGGATTAATTCAAGGAATGGTTTTAGGCACTAGTTATTCAGTTACAAGTACCAATGCCTCTTTGTGTACATCCTTAGTTTCGAATAATTTTGTTAATAATCCAATGTTATTAACCCCAGTTGTACCAACAATATCGATTACAGCACCAACGTGTTTAGCAGATGGATTTGCTACAGTAACAAATTACGATGCAACATTAAGTTATGTATTCACGCCAGCTGGACCTACAGTTGGGGCAGGTGGATTGGTATCAGGAATGACATTTGGGACATTGTATGTTGTTGCAGCTTCAAACGGAAGTTGTTCATCAGTAGACACAGCCTCTTTTAGTGTTGATTCAATTTTACCTACGCCCGTAGCGCCAATTGTTAGTGAAACAGCGCCAACGTGTTTAGCGGATGGATTTAGTACAATTGCAAATTACGATGCTACATTAAATTATGTATTTAACCCAGCAGGTCCAACTATTAATGCTTCAGGATTAATTCAAGGAATGGTTTTAGGCACTAGTTATTCAGTTACAAGTACCAATGCATCTTTGTGTACATCCTTAGTTTCGAATAATTTTGTTAATAATCCAATGTTATTAACCCCAGTTGTACCAACAATATCGATTACAGCACCAACGTGTTTAGCAGATGGATTTGCTACAGTAACAAATTACGATGCAACATTAAGTTATGTATTCACGCCAGCTGGACCTACAGTTGGGGCAGGTGGATTGGTATCAGGAATGACATTTGGGACATCATATGTTGTTGCAGCTTCAAACGGAAGTTGTTCATCAGTAGACACAGCCTCTTTTAGTGTTGATTTAATTTTACCAACACCCGTAGCGCCAATTGTTAGTGAAACAGCGCCAACGTGTTTAGCGGATGGATTTAGTACAATTACAAATTACGATGCTACATTAAATTATGTATTTAACCCAGCAGGTCCAACTATTAATGCTTCAGGATTAATTCAAGGAATGGTTTTAGGCACTAGTTATTCAGTTACAAGTACCAATGCATCTTTGTGTACATCCTTAGTTTCGAATAATTTTGTTAATAATCCAATGTTATTAACCCCAGTTGTACCAACAATATCGATTACAGCACCAACATGTTTAGCAGATGGATTTGCTACAGTAACAAATTACGATGCAACATTAAGTTATGTATTCACGCCAGCTGGACCTACAGTTGGAGCAGGCGGATTGGTATCAGGAATGACATTTGGTTCAGGTTATGTTGTTGCAGCTTCAAACGGAAGTTGTTCTTCCGTTAACACTACTTCGTTTGTTGTAACTCAACAATTACCATTACCAACAATAGTTAGTGTTACTAATAACGGACCAATATGTTTGGGAGGAACGGCAATATTTACGATAACTGCTACTCCTAATTCTCAGGTGATTTATAGTGTAGATGGAAACCCAACTCAAACAGCTTCTATTAATGCTTCAGGTGTTGGAATTGTAAATGTTACAGGAGTTACAGCAAGTACAACATTAACTACAATTAGTGTTTTTGATGGAATATGTTCGTCTAACTTTTCATTAACTTCTACAGTTAATTTATTTGCAAATACAACTATTTCATTAGTTTCAAATTCTGGAACGGATGGTCAAACACGATGTGCTGGAGTTACTATTGATCCTATTCAATACCAAGTTACAGGTACAGCGACTGGAGTGGTTGTTACAGGTTTACCAGTGGGAGTTACATATGATTATAATGTTGCTACTGGATTGTTAACAATTGCAGGAGCTACAAATATCGCAGGAGTTTATAACTATTCAATTATTACTTCTGGTGGTTGTAACCCTCAAGCAAGTGCTTCAGGTTCAATAACTATTACAGGTCTTCCTGTGTTAAGTTATTTGGTTACGGATACCATTTGCGATGGTAGTACTTTAGATTTTGTTTTAAACAGTAGCTTACCAAATACGTCATATATATGGAGTGCTACAGTTTCAAATATTTCAGGTTCATATAGTACAACAACTAATGGGGATGAGACTAATATAAATCAAATCGCTACATTAACGGATTCTGAAAACATTGGAACAATAACTATGGTTATCATTCCAATGGCTAATGGATGTTATGGTGTGGCATCAAATCCTATTGTAATCACAGTTAATCCAATACCATTAGTTGAGAGTGTAAGTGTTGCGGATAGTTCAGTTTGTTCAGCAACAAATACAACCAACAATGTGCATGTTGATATTGTAGGTAACATAAGTGGTATTACCTATAGTTGGACAGCAATAACAAGTGGTGTAAATGTTATAGGAGGTCCTACATCAGGAACAATTATCGCAACATCAACAACAGCAATGATTGATTTACAAGTAGTAACAAGTAATCCATTAGTGGCTGGAACAATTTATTTTGAAGTTACACCAATTCGAAATGGTTGTCCAGGTAATTTATTAACAAGTGGAATAGTTACCGTTAATCCAAATCCAGGTTTACCAATTTCATCACCAGTAAAAACAATTTGTAGTGGTAACAGTACAGATTTAATGATTGATGTTTCTCCACTTATTATAGGAACACAATTGACATGGGAAGTGTTAACGGTTGTAAATGTAACAGGCGCAACACCTGGAACAGGCATAGCTCCATCACCAATTAATGATGTATTAACAGCTACAACCAATACACAAGGTTATGTTATCTACCGAGTACGATCTACTTTAGGAGATTGCCAAGGCGGTTACACAGATTATAGAGTGAATGTAAATCCATCCCCACTCCCAATATTAACAGATGGAAACATTTGTATCACGGCAACAGGAGAAGTATATCAGACATATACCTTAACTACAGGTTTAAATGATGCAGATTATGATTTTGAATGGTTTGACAGCAATGGTACTATTATCGCAGGCGCAACAAATTCAACATTAGTAGTAGATGCAGCAGGTACTTATAGTGTTATTGCAACCAATTGGTTAACGGGATGTTCATCTGATCCTCTTTTAGCAAGTGCTACGGCAACGGTCACTGCAACAACTCCAGCAACATCAATGACGATAGTTCAAAGTGAGTATTTTAGTGAAAATGCAACTATAATAGTAACAGTTCCAGATGGTTCAGGAACATTAATGTATTCGTTAGATGAAGGCGCACTGCAATCATCAAATGTATTTACAGGAGTGAGTGCAGGGGAGCATATAGTTACAGTAATCGATACAGAAGGATGTACTTATATGACACAAGAAGTAATGGTAATAGATTATCCAACTTATTTTACACCAAATGGAGATGGAATCAATGATACATGGAATATCGTTGGATTAAATCAGGCAGATGCGAAGTTGTACATTTATGACCGTTATGGTAAATTATTGAAACAATTAAGTGCAACACAAGACAGTAATGGTTGGGATGGTACACACAATCAAGAACAGTTACCATCAACAGATTACTGGTTTACATTAGATTATACAGAAAATGGAGTTGCTAAACAGTTTAAAGCGCATTTCTCTTTAAATCGATAGAAAATAAATCCATATAATTTAAGCGGTACATTTATTTGTGCCGCTTTTTTTATTAAAATGATTTTTTGTTAAATGAAGTTGTAGTTAAAATTTAAAATAGATAATAAAATACCCCCAAAAAGTGTTTAACTTTTTGAGGGTAGTCTATAAAAGATTTGTTATAATAATTAAATTATTTTTTATTGTAAGTTGTAATAGCTTCCTTTAAAATTTGAACTGATTTGATTAAATCATCTTTCTTTAATACATAAGCAATACGAACCTCGTCTAAGCCTATATTTGGCGTTGAATAAAATCCTGCTGCAGGTGCTACCATTACAGTTTCACCTTTGAAATCATATGATTCTAATAGCCATTGAGCAAATTTATCAGCATTATCAATTGGTAATTTAGCAATGCAATAGAAAGCTCCTTTTGGGGTTGCTACTTTTACACCTTCAATTTTGTTTAATTCGGAAATTAAAGTATCTCTTCGGTCTTTATATTCAGAAATTACATCGTCAAAATAACTTTGTGGAGTTTCTAATGCAGCTTCACTTGCAATTTGAGCATATGTAGGAGGGCTTAAACGAGCTTGAGCAAATTTCATTGCAGTAGCCATTACTTCTTTGTTTTTTGAAACAATACACCCAATACGCGCTCCACACATACTGTAACGTTTGGATACAGAGTCAATCATAATGGCATGTTCTTCTAATCCAGGAACATTCATTACAGAATAGTGTTTGTCTCCATCGTAGATGAATTCACGATATACTTCATCAGCAATTAAAAACAAATCATGTTTCTTAACAATTTCAGCTAATTTTAAAATTTCATCTTGTGAATATAAATAACCTGTAGGGTTACCTGGATTACAAATTAAAACTGCTTTCGTTTTAGGCGTAATTAGTTTTTCAAAAGCTTCAATTGGAGGTAGCGCAAATCCTGTTTCTATTCCAGAAATTACAGGTACTACTTTTACTCCAGATGCTGTAGAAAATCCATTGTAATTTGCATAAAATGGTTCTGGAATAATGATTTCATCATTTACATCCATTGTACTTCCCATTGCAAATAGTAAGGCTTCAGACCCTCCAGTTGTAATAATAATATCTTGTGTGTCTATTGGTAAACCATGGTTTTTATAGTATTGAGAAAGTTTTGTTCTATAGCTTTCAAAACCTGCTGAATGACTATATTCTAACACTTTAATGTCTGCATTTTTTACAGCTTCTAAAGCTACATCAGGAGTTTTTATATCGGGTTGACCAATATTTAAATGATATACTTTATTACCTTTTTTCTTAGCAATTTCTGCATATGGTACCAATTTTCTAATTGGCGATTCTGGCATTTGTTGCCCTTTTATGGAAACTTTTGGCATGATGTGTTTTTTAAAGATGTGCAAAATTGCATTTTTTTTTGTTATAATAATGAAACAACTGATTAAAAAATGTTAAATCATTTAATTAAACTATTGTTTTTTGTATCTTAGAATAAAAATCAATGTTGAAATTATTTTTGTTAAGAATTCTGATTTTAAGCTCTGCAGTTTCTGTAGCACAAAATTCTGTGTCTTGGAATTCTAAAAGAGATAGGATAAAAATTCCTTTTGAACTTTCTCATAATCTAATTATAGTAGATGTTGTTTTTAATGATGTTAAATTAAAAATGATTGCGGATACAGGTGCATCTAAAAGTATTGTATTTAGTATACCAAACAATGAGTCTATGGTTTTAAAAGAAGCTGATTTGATAACAATTTCTGGGGCTGGAATTAGTGAAAAGGTTGAGGGGTATTTGTCAACAAACAATAAATTACAAATAAGGAAATATAGCGATAATGATTTTGAAGCAATTTTTGTCTTTGATAGGGATATTAGTTTAGTAAATAAGTTAGGTATTCCAATAAATGGTATTTTAGGAAGTTCTTTTTTTAAAAATTACCTTATTGAAATTGATTATCAAAAAAAGAATATAATCTTATATAAATCTTCTTTAATAAAATTAAATGATGACTATATACATTCAAAAATTGAAATTAATAATGATAGACCTTATATTTTTTTAAAAACCAAACTTGAAAATAGTGAATTTGATTTAAAATTGCTTTTTGATACGGGATTAGGCGATGGGTTATGGCTTTTTGAAAATGATAGTATAAAGTGTAATTCGTCTTTCTTTTCAGATTATTTGGGTAAAGGACTTTCGGGCGATATTTATGGAAAAAAATCTAGAGTAGAAGAAGTTAATTTTGAAAATAATGTTCTAAAAAACGTTTTAGTTTCTTATCCAGAAGTAACTTTTTTTGATAAAAACACAATAATTCAAAATCGAAATGGATTGTTAGGAGGTGAAGTTATTAAAAGATTCAATTGGATTATAGATTATAAAAGGCAGATGATTTACTTTAAAAAGAATAATTTATTCTATCGACCATTCAATTATAATATGTCTGGTATTGAAGTACAGCATATTGGATTTCAATTTGTTAAAGAAAAAGTAGAGAATGCCTTTTCTACTAATGTTATTAATTTTGATAAAAATGCAGCAGCTGATACTTATTCAGATTATTTTAAATTTGAATTAAAGCCAAATTTTGAAATTTATTCTATACGGAAAAATTCTCCAGCCGAGCGTGCTGGATTACAAATAGGTGATGTCATATTAAAGCTTAATAATTATTCTTCTCAAAATCTAACAATACAAAGGATAGTTGATTTATTTCATTCTAAAGAAGGGAAACAAATAACAATGAAAGTTGACCGTAAGGGAGAAATTAAAACCTTTAAATTTTATTTAGAAAAAATCCTATAAAAAAAGCTCCAAAAAGTATCTTATTTTTGGAGCCTGTTCATTTTTTTCTTTATAAATTAGGAAACGTTTTCTTTTTTACTAAAGGACTAACTTCTTCCTTAACAATAACAGTACCTTTAATTCGAAGGGGCACCATACCATTTGGTTTGTTTATAGCGTTACTTTCAATAGTAATTGTTTTGCTTATTGGACCTGGATTCATATTATATTGTACCTTAATTTGACTCTTTCCTCCTGGTGGAATTGGTTCTTTTGGCCATTCAGGAACCGTACAACCACAGCTAGATTTTGCGTTTCTAATTAAAAGAGGTTCATTACCAGTATTTGTAAATTCAAAAATTCGTATCCCATCGTCTTTTCCTTTTTCCACTTCTCCATAATTAATGGTTTCCTCTTTAAACTCAATCTTAGGGCCATTTTGAGCAAAGGAAGATATTCCAACTAGTAAAGTTAAATAAACAAGTATTTTTTTCATCATCTTATAAATTAATAGGTTGTTGTAAAAATAATTAAATAAAAGTAACCAACAAACTACTCTTAACATTTTTTTTATTTTCGTGATATAGTTACTTTTGCATTTAGTATTGCAAAAAACATACCCAAGTTATCTTGCCTAAATATTTATCTAGCGAATCGTTCGGGATTTATCAGTAATCCATTTTCCCGCTGTCCGCTATACAAGGTGCCGCTCCCATCGGGGCTAAAAGGCTAACTTTAGGAGTTTTTGTATTCGTTGTTTCATCATATTTAAAGCAACAATCTAGTAACAACAAACAATAAAACACAATAATGATTCCTGCACAATTCAACGCTAAAGAAGTAGAACAAAAATGGTACGCGTATTGGATGAAAAATAATTATTTCACCTCTAAACCCGACCATAGAACGCCATACACCATTGTAATTCCGCCACCAAACGTAACGGGAGTCTTACACATGGGACACATGTTGAATAACACTATTCAAGATGTATTAATTCGTCGTGCGCGTTTAAAAGGGTTCAACGCTTGTTGGGTGCCAGGAACAGATCACGCCTCAATTGCAACCGAAGCTAAAGTAGTGGCTAAGTTAAAAGAAGAAGGCATCAATAAAAACGATTTAACACGCGAAGAATTCTTAAAACACGCTTGGGAATGGACTGATAAATACGGTGGAACCATTTTAGAACAATTAAAACAATTAGGTTGTTCTTGCGATTGGAGTCGTACTAAATTTACGATGGATGACGACATGTCAGCATCTGTAATTCATTCATTTGTAGATTTATACAACAAAGGTTTGATTTACCGCGGTTACCGAATGGTAAACTGGGATCCTGAAGCAAAAACTACCTTATCTGACGAAGAAGTAATCTTTGAAGAACGTCAAGGAAAATTATATTTCATCAAATACAAAATTGAAGGTTCTGAAGATTTTTTAACCGTTGCAACAACCCGTCCAGAAACCATTTTTGGAGATACTGCAATCTGTATCAATCCAAATGATGAACGTTTTTCACATTTAAAAGGTAAAAAAGCAATCGTTCCAATTTGTGGTAGAGTTATTCCTATTATTGAAGATGAATATGTAGATGTTGAATTTGGAACAGGTTGTTTAAAAGTAACGCCAGCTCACGATACTAATGATAAAACGTTAGGTGATAAACACAATTTAGAAATTATCGATATTTTCAACGAAGATGCTTCTTTGAATTCATTCGGATTGCATTACCAAGGAAAAGACCGATTTGTGGTTCGTGAAGAGATTTCGAAAGAATTAGAAACTATCGGAGCTTTAGCAAAAACTGAAACGCATTTAAATAAAGTGGGGACTTCTGAAAGAACCAAAGCGGTAATCGAACCAAGATTATCAGATCAGTGGTTCTTAAGTATGGAAGAATTAGTAAAACCAGCCATCAAAGCTGTTTTAGAATCAGACGAAATCAAATTATATCCAAGTCGTTTCAATAACACCTATGCGCATTGGTTAAACAACATTCGCGATTGGAATATTTCGCGCCAATTGTGGTGGGGACAACAAATTCCAGCGTACTATTTTGGTGACGGAAAAGAAGATTTCGTAGTGGCTGAAAACATCGAAAAAGCGCTTGAGCTTGCAAAAGAAAAAACTGCTAACTCAACTCTAACCACTGCTGACTTACGTCAGGATGCTGACGCACTTGATACTTGGTTCTCCTCATGGTTATGGCCAATGGCTGTTTTTGGTGGTGTTTTGAATCCAGAAAGCGAAGATTTTAAATATTATTATCCTACCAACGATTTAGTTACGGGTCCAGATATTTTATTTTTCTGGGTAGCACGTATGATTATTGCTGGTTATGAATATGCAGGCGAAAAACCATTTTCAAACGTATATTTAACAGGATTAGTTCGTGATAAGCAAGGCCGTAAAATGTCGAAATCATTAGGAAATTCTCCTGAACCTCTCGGACTAATTGAAAAATTTGGTGCAGATGGTGTTCGTGTGGGATTATTATTGAGTGCTTCGGCAGGAAATGATATTTTATTCGACGAAGAATTATGCAACCAAGGAAAAGGTTTCTCTAATAAAATTTGGAACGCTTTCAAACTAATCAAAGGTTGGGAAGTAGCGGATATTGCACAACTAGAATCTTCAAAAGTTGCCATTGAATGGTACGAAGCGAAGTTACAACAAACCTTAGCCGAAATTGAAGATAATTTTGATAAATACCGTTTATCTGATGCGTTAATGGCAATTTACAAATTGGTTTGGGACGATTTTTGTTCGTGGTTCTTAGAAATGATTAAACCAGGTTACCAACAGCCAATCGATCGTGCTACGTTTGACAAAGCAATTGAAATGTTAGAAGCTAACTTGAAATTGTTACATCCGTTCATGCCGTTTTTAACGGAAGAAATTTGGCATCATATTGCTGAAAGAACCCCAGAACAAGCGTTGATAGTAGGAAAGTGGCCAACAGCAAAAGCATTTGATCAAAAATTAATTTCCGATTTTGATTTCGCAACCGAAGTTATTTCTGGAATTAGAACCATTCGTAAAGATAAAAATATTCCGTTTAGAGATGTAATTGAGTTACGTGTGATGAATAATGAAAAAGCATCAGTCTATTTTGATTCGGTGATTCAGAAGTTAGGAAATGTTACTACTTTAGAATATGTTTCTGATAAAGTAGACGGTGCTTTATCGTACCGTGTGAAATCGAATGAATATTTTATTCCAATTACAGGAAACATCGATTTAGAAGCTGAAGTAGCTAAATTAACTGAAGAGTTAAACTATACTAGAGGTTTTCTACGCTCTGTACAAGGCAAACTTTCGAATGAAAAATTCGTGGTTGGAGCACCAGAACAAGTAATTGCCAATGAGCGCAAAAAAGAAGCCGATGCTTTAGCAAAAATTGCCATGATTGAGCAAAGTTTAGCCGGTTTGAAATAATATTTTTTTATAAAAAAATCCCGAGCATAAACTCGGGATTGATTGTTTTTAATGTTCTTTTATTTTTTCTACCGCTGTATCTAAAACACGAGTTACTTTTTCTAAAGCCTCAAAAAATGCTTTTTCAACGGTATCTCCATGAGCCGTTACAGCAATAGGTTTTTTTTTCTCTACACGAGCTTCAATAACGACTTTTTTATCGTTTGGACTAGATTTACTTGCATTTTCATCCGTAACATGAACTTCAATTCGCGTTACAATTTCGTCAAATCGTGCTAATTCATTTTTAATTTCGTTGGTAAAGAATTCTGAAAAACGGCTTCCGCCTTCAATATTTTTGTCGGTATGAATTTGAACTAACATAGCATTAAGGATTAAATTAATAATACCTAAATTTACGAATATTCTACTCTCAATAAAGTTAAAAAAGTCCTAAATCTAATCTTCTACATACTCCAGAATATCACCAGGTTGGCAATTTAATGCTTTGCAAATTACTTCAAGTGTACTAAAACGGATAGCTTTAGCCTTTCCATTTTTTAAAATAGATAAATTTGCTAAGGAAATATCTACCTTTTCCGAAAGTTCGTTGAGCGACATTTTTCGTTTAGCCATCATCACATCTAAGTTTACTACTATTGCCATAATTTATACGGTTAATTCGTTTTCTTCTTGAATTTCGATGCCTTTTTTAAAGATAATCGCGATAATATAGATAACACCTCCCATTAAAATAAAAGCTCCGCTGTCTGCCCAAAATTGATTTAAGTTATCGGGAACAAAACCGTGATGCATCAAACTTTTAACTATTTGTCGGGCAACATGACTTAATACTCCAATTGAAAGGGTGAAATAACTAATAAGTAAAATTTGTTTTGACACAAAAGTATTGAACGGTTTTGACAAATTCATTTTGTGCATGAGATGAATTACGGCATAAAATAGCACCGCTTTTAAAATAGAAATGATAAGTATAAAGCTATAAACACCATAAAAAGTTAATTTACTACTTTGATACATTTCCATTAAGTCTAACTTTTGATACAGATTTCTAATAATTTCAGGGTTATAGATACTGAAAAAGAAATTAACGAGTAAGGCTCCTGCTTCAATAGACAATCCTACAAAAATAAGCCAAGCTATGGCATATAAGCCCCAAAATACGAAGTTGTTTGTTTTTGACATAAGTATTAAGTTTAAAATTACTCTGCAAATTTCAATAAAAATTTAATTTATTTAGATAAAAATAACAGAATACCAAAGTTCTTGGTTTTTAGAATAAAAAAAATCCCGAGTGAATTCACTCGGGATTAAGAATTATATGATTTAGGATTACTCTTTTTTACTACCACTAATTATTCTTGAAATCAATCCTTTTTGAGTGGTACATTCGGCAAGTAAAACACCGCCAAAATGCAACACCATAAATCCAAGTAAATAGTACAACGAAAGAACATGTATTTCTTCCATTGGGTCTTTTAAATTTTTAGGGCCAAACTCAATAAACAAACCAGTTATTAACGAAATAGCAGTACATACATAAAATACAAGATAAACCCAAAATTGAAATTTGGTTTTCGAGTCTAATTCTGCTTTAAAAGGAGAAGAAAATTTCATTTCTCCAAAAAATGGTACAGCCAAACGAATGCAGTACAATCCGGTTAATACATAACCAAAATAGATATGCCAATTCCACATCGGTTTTCTGATTTTTTTAGCTAACAAAATGGCTTCGTCTTCCGATAAAGCGGTATGTCCATTATCCCCTAAAAAATCCTGAATTATTCCAGCCACATGGTTTTTTTCCATCCATGTTTTGCGTAAAAAAATAGTTAGCAACAACAAGATAAACGTAAGGGCAATTAGCCAATGTAGAATTCTGTATACTTTTGAATAGTTTCGAGTTTCCATAATATAGTTATTAAGTTACTCAAATGTAAGCATAAGTTTCCATGAAATTAATTCTGATTTTTAAATCTTGCTTAATTTTTCATTCTTTAATTTAAATAATCTCAAAATAAATAGATTTAAAAATTTGTTTCTGTAATATGCTAATTTAGTCATACGATTATTTATAATCCAATTTAATTATTCCATTAAAGTAATTATCTTTGATAAAATTAAAAAAAGTCAAATGAAAGCTAAAATTGTATTCTTAACATTATTCCTTTTTCAAACTATTTCACTGTTTGCGCAAGACATAGCCTCTTTAAAAGCAGAAGCACTTAAGTCATACAAGGCTAGTGTTAATATGAATTTTGAAGATATTTTTGAAACTACTTATCCAAAAGTATTTGATATTGTTTCGCAAGAGCAAATGAAAACCATGTTTGGTCAAATGATGGAAAACGAACAATTTTCAATCAAATTAGTAGAAGTTGAACCTGATTTTTCGTATGGAGAAATCAAAAAAA
Proteins encoded in this region:
- a CDS encoding DUF2975 domain-containing protein — its product is MSKTNNFVFWGLYAIAWLIFVGLSIEAGALLVNFFFSIYNPEIIRNLYQKLDLMEMYQSSKLTFYGVYSFILIISILKAVLFYAVIHLMHKMNLSKPFNTFVSKQILLISYFTLSIGVLSHVARQIVKSLMHHGFVPDNLNQFWADSGAFILMGGVIYIIAIIFKKGIEIQEENELTV
- a CDS encoding cytochrome b/b6 domain-containing protein — protein: METRNYSKVYRILHWLIALTFILLLLTIFLRKTWMEKNHVAGIIQDFLGDNGHTALSEDEAILLAKKIRKPMWNWHIYFGYVLTGLYCIRLAVPFFGEMKFSSPFKAELDSKTKFQFWVYLVFYVCTAISLITGLFIEFGPKNLKDPMEEIHVLSLYYLLGFMVLHFGGVLLAECTTQKGLISRIISGSKKE